The Hymenobacter oligotrophus genome segment CAACTCACCCTAAAAAAGCTCACGGCCAACAGCGTAGTACCCGAGCTGCTGGTCGATCAGAACTTCTTTCAGCCGGGCCTAGGCAACGAGCTAAGCTACGCCGGCTACGAGTACGACCGGTTGGTGTACAGCGAGGGCGACTTCGACTACGTGAACAACTTGCCCGTGCCCGCCCTGCACGACGAACGCCTTTATACCGCTGGCGTGGTACTCAACGGCGGGCACCACCTAGGGGTAAAAGGCCCCCAGCACCGCAGCGTGGTGGTATCGACGCCCACGTACGCCGTGGCCGAGTGGCTAGCCAATTTCTCGTTCTGGTTTTTGCTGCATACGCTGGGCGGCGTGCTGGCGGGCGTGGTAGTGGTGCTGGTGCGGGGCCGGCACCCGCAGCTTTCGCGCGCCACGTTCAGCGCCAAAATTCAGCTGTTCCTGAACATCGGCATTCTGATGACGCTGCTGGTGGTAAGCCTGGCCACGGCCAGCCTGTTCACCGACACCTACAAGCGCGATTTGCGCCGCACCTACGAGCGCCGCGGCCAGCTGGCGCAGGCCACGCTGCTCAAAAACCGCGACCTGCTTACCGAGCCCGAAGGCCGCGAACGACTAACTGAGCTGGCCGAAAACGTTTCGACGCTAACGGAAGCTGACCTGAACCTGTACGACGCCAAGGGCCAACTGCTGGTGAGCAGCCAGCCGCTAATTTTTGAGTACGGCTTGGTAAGCGAGCTAATGAACCCCGAAGCCGTAACGGCCCTGGCCGAGCGCGGGCAGCCGCGTACTTTGGTAAACGAGCGAGCGGGGTCGTTGTCGTTTAATACGCTGTACCTGCCGCTTCGGGCGCAAACGGCCGCCCCGGGTGGGGGAGCGGTGCTGGGCTACGTGGGCATTCCGTTTTTCGATTCGGAAAAGGAGCTGAACACCAAGCTAACGGAGCTGACCACCACCATCCTGAACATCTTCACCGTGATGTTCATCTTGTTCTTGTTCCTCACGTTTGTAGCCACGCGCGTGCTCACGCAGCCGCTCAAGCTGATTACCGAAAAGCTGCGCCACACCACGCTCACGGGCCAAAACGAGCCGCTGGCCTACGAATCGAACGATGAAATTGGCCTACTCGTGCGCGAGTACAACACCATGCTGCACAAGCTCGAAGACAGCAAGCAGGAGCTGGCTATGCAGGAGAAGGAAGCCGCGTGGCGCGAAATGGCCCGGCAGGTGGCGCACGAAATCAAGAATCCGCTTACGCCCATGAAGCTGAGCCTGCAGTTTTTGCAGCGGGCCTTGGCCGAAAAGCGCGACAACATCGAGGAAATGATCGGGCGCATTTCGCAAACGCTCATCACGCAGATTGATGTGCTGACGGACATTGCCACCTCGTTCTCCAACTTCACCAACCTGCCCGCCATGCGCCCCGAGCGCCTAGGTATTGCCTCGGTGCTGCGGCGCTGCGTGGCCCTGCACCAGCACGTGCGCATGGAGGTAGAGCCCGGCGGCGAAGACGTGGTGGTGTACGCCGATGAAAGCCTGATCGTGCGCACCTTCAACAATTTGTTGCTGAATGCGTTGCAAGCGGTGCCAGAGGCGCGCAAGCCCGAGGTGGTGGCGCGCGTGCAGCTGCCCGCTCCGGGACTGGTGCGCATCAGCATTGAGGACAACGGCAGCGGCATTGCCGCCGACGTGCGCGACAACGTTTTCAAGCCCAACTTTACCACCAAGGAGAAAGGCTCGGGCATTGGCTTGGCCGTGGCTCGGCGCGGCATTGAGAGTGCCGGCGGTAAAATATGGTTTGAGACGACGGAAGGCCTAGGTACTACCTTCTTCATCGAGCTGCCGCAGGCGCCTAGCTTGTAATCTTAGTTGAAGCCCGGCGTCGGCAGGATTTTTCCGGCCGTATGCGACGTTAGCGTGCCGTACGTTATTTCGCCTTTGGGTTGCCGCCGCTCCGCCGCGAGCTTTCTATGTTGCCACTGATACGCTGCTACTTGCGCTGCTTTTTGCTGCTGGCTTTGCTGGCAGGTAGCGCATGGGCGCGTGCGCAACAGCGGCCCGAGCTCATGTCGTCGCGTAGGTGCGTGTGGGTGCGTGTGCCCGCCGGCCGCGACACCACCGAGTTTGTGCTTCGCGATTCGCTGACCGTAGTACCATCGTCGGTTTCCGTTTCGGTGCCGGGCCGAGCAGTGGCTTACGACCGCACCACCGACCGTTACCGCATTCTGTGGCCGAGCAGCCGCGTGGCTTCGCCCGAGCCCACCGAGCCCGAACTGCGCCTGCCCACCAACCGGCCCGATTCGGTGCTGGTATGTTACCGCGTGCTGCCCATGCGCCTAGGTGCGCCGGTAGCGCGCCGGCCCAGGGGGCTGATGGATACCATTAGCTTCAACAACCGGCCGTTTACGGGGTACGCGGGCCTAGGTCAGCAGGAGCAGATTTTGTCCACGCCGGGCATCAACAAAACGGGCAACCTCACGCGGGGCGTTTCGTTCGGCAACGCCCAAAACGTGTTCGTCAACTCGGCGCTCAACCTGCAACTCGAAGGCAAGCTCACCGAGAAAATCGGGCTTACGGCAGCCATCAGCGACCAGAATGTACCGTTTCAGCCCGAGGGCAACACGCAGCAGCTGCAGGAGTTCGACCGCATCTACATCACCCTTACGCACCCAAATTGGGCGCTTACGGCCGGCGACGTGGTACTGCGTAACAAGCCCGATTACTTCCTGCGTTTTTACAAAAACGTGCAGGGCGCGGCGGCCGAGGCGCAGTTTTGGCAGCGGCCCGGCTGGCGCAGCTCCACCAACGTGGCGGCGGGCGTGGCCAAAGGCAAATTTGCCAGCACCACCGTCGAGCCTATTGAGAACGTGCAGGGGCCGTACCGCTTGCGCGGGCCCAACGGCGAGCAGTTTATTATCATTCTGGCCAACTCCGAGCGCGTGTACCTCGACGGCCGCCTGCTGGTGCGAGGGTTTGATAACGACTATGTCATTGACTACAACACGGCCGAACTCACGTTTTCGCCGCGGCACCTCATCACGCGCAACTCGCGCATTCGCGTTGATTACGAGTACTCCGATTTCAACTACGCCCGCTCACTCTACCACCTCAGCCACTACCAGGAGGCCGGGCGCCTGCAGCTGCACGCCAACTACTACCGCGAGGCCGATAACCCCGACAACTCGCCCAACCTCACGCTCGACGACGACGACCGCGACTTTTTGCGCCGCTTGCCCGAAAATGTGAGCATTGCCGCCACGCCCGGCGCCGACTCGGTGAATTACGACCGCCGCCAAGTGCAGTATAACCGCGTGCGCTACCGCGACCCCGCTACCGGCGAGCAGCGCTGGGTATTTGAGCTACTGACCGACTCGACGCGCAGCGTGTACAACGTGCGCTTCACGGATGTGGGCGAGGGCAACGCCGACTACGTGCTGAGCACCGACCCCAACAAAACCAACGCCAACGGCCGCGTGTACGAGTACGTGCCGCCCATTGGCGGCGTAGCGCGGGGGCGCTACCGGCCCGAGCGCCTGCTACCCACCCCGCTCGAAAAGCAGCTGATTTCGGCTGGTGCCAACTTCCGGGTCGATTCGACCACCTCGGTGTTCGTGGATGTGGCCTCGTCGGACCTCGACCTGAACCGTTTCTCGCCGCAATCGGATCAGGGCCACTCCATGCGCGTGGGTTACGCCGTGCACGACAAGCCCTTGGCCGTGCCGGGGCTGCGCAACTACCGCTTGCGCTCCGCCATGGATTACGAGTACACCAGCCGCCGCTTTTCGCCCATCGACCGCTACCGCGACATCGAGTTCGACCGGAACTGGAGCACCACTGCTACGCAGCAGAGCAACGGCATTGGCGGGCGCCTCTCGCGCGAAGACAACATCTTCAACTTTGCGGTGGGCGCTGCCAAGGACCTCAACAACCACTTTGGCTACCGCGTGAGCCGGCGCTACCGGGCGGGCGAGGTAAGCGGCGTGCAACACTGGTTTGATGCCGCGCAGCGCGTGGGAGACGTGGAGCTGCGCGGCTCGCTGTTCTTGCTCGGAGCCGAAGCTGGCCGGCGCCGCTCCAGCTGGACGCGCGGCGAAGGCGCCGTGCGCTACGCCCGCGGCCCGGTGGTGCCCGGCTACGCCTACCGCTTCGATAAAAACCGCGTAGCGCTGCCTTCGGGCGACTCGCTCTCGTCGGCTAATTACTTCGACGAGCATGCTGTGTTTCTGCAAAGTCAGGACAGCGCCCGCACCAAATACCGCCTCGATTACACCTACCGCCGCGACCGTACGCCCAACGCCGAGCAAACCGCCCTGCAGCTGCGCGGCACCGCCCAAACCTGGCAGGGCCAGCTCACCACGCGCATCGGCCGCAACCAAGATTTGAGCCTGCTGGCCACGTACCGCGACTTGCTGGCCCGCGACAGTGCCCGGCAGCGCACGGCCCTAGGTCAGTTGGCCTGGAACGTGGCCTTGCTGCAGGGGCAGGTGCGCTCCGAGCTGACCTACAACGTAGCCACGGGCCGCGAACCGAAGCGCGATTACGTGTTCATACCGGTGCCCAGCGGCCAGCAGGGGCAAGGCACGCACTACTACGCCGGCGACCTGAACAACAACGGCCGCCAAGACAAAGAGGAGTTTTTGGAGGCCGCCACGCCCGATGCGGTGTTCCGCACCCACATCAAGGTATTTCTCTTTACCGATACCTACGTTACGGCCTTCACCAACCGCTTTGGTTACCGCCTGCTGCTGGCTGCACCTAGGGAGTGGCGCGATGGCAGCGGCTGGCGAGCCATGCTAGCTCGGTTTAGCAACGTGAGCAGCGTCAACCTCGATCGGCGCACCACTGAAAAGTCGCTGTCGGCGCGCCTGAACCCGTTTGCGTA includes the following:
- a CDS encoding sensor histidine kinase; the encoded protein is MTKRFSPLVLLLAALLCFSGALLSNHFTAPGVLMQADMTRLQQLLSGAEQRAEREAESLAVQLLRGQGSFATLQGATYPTFVFKGTQLLYWSDHTIRPDAQNVAQAFRDKLVRMRFGTYLAVRRPAGNFTILTYIPLQRQYGISNRYLREGPEQALFKGSDVQLLPSAEHNDQLPRLYSHEGHYLFSVESRQPNPVTGKYLPLALLVVGVGLYVAAALLFGHGLFKRRKAGLGAVAVVAPLVVLRAVLLHFNLPFSFIELPLFDPKVYAASWVSPSLGDLLINAALLLVVAWYTLLLFRRYGLLRYMRRVSGQPKRLTAAALVFVVFYGLLLLLYHFYLSTATNSQLVLDVTQSIQFSRFKLLLCAAIVMHTGSYCLGFWLLTQLYMAVVRPQPKPIHLLLLGVPALLILPVGFALGEPMLGILGLTLLFFLLLRISSLRLLSGVLPYRVYVFVFLMLGLSSSLGSLALYQHFKDQLILSKQRMAGNLLVDNDLQGEFMLVERARDIAADPAIRTRLASPFADQDVVRQKIAKYYLRGYFDKYEVQVTLFDANGIPMDEPASTPRLPALRPSLLQQAIPTDLPNLYLLNPAGSFDTRRYVAFVPVPTVAGDVATVMLQLTLKKLTANSVVPELLVDQNFFQPGLGNELSYAGYEYDRLVYSEGDFDYVNNLPVPALHDERLYTAGVVLNGGHHLGVKGPQHRSVVVSTPTYAVAEWLANFSFWFLLHTLGGVLAGVVVVLVRGRHPQLSRATFSAKIQLFLNIGILMTLLVVSLATASLFTDTYKRDLRRTYERRGQLAQATLLKNRDLLTEPEGRERLTELAENVSTLTEADLNLYDAKGQLLVSSQPLIFEYGLVSELMNPEAVTALAERGQPRTLVNERAGSLSFNTLYLPLRAQTAAPGGGAVLGYVGIPFFDSEKELNTKLTELTTTILNIFTVMFILFLFLTFVATRVLTQPLKLITEKLRHTTLTGQNEPLAYESNDEIGLLVREYNTMLHKLEDSKQELAMQEKEAAWREMARQVAHEIKNPLTPMKLSLQFLQRALAEKRDNIEEMIGRISQTLITQIDVLTDIATSFSNFTNLPAMRPERLGIASVLRRCVALHQHVRMEVEPGGEDVVVYADESLIVRTFNNLLLNALQAVPEARKPEVVARVQLPAPGLVRISIEDNGSGIAADVRDNVFKPNFTTKEKGSGIGLAVARRGIESAGGKIWFETTEGLGTTFFIELPQAPSL